A genomic stretch from Desulfotignum balticum DSM 7044 includes:
- a CDS encoding 3-keto-5-aminohexanoate cleavage protein, with amino-acid sequence MDKLIITAAITGSVHIPTMSDYLPITPDEIVEDAVKAWEAGAAIAHIHVRNPENGLPVSDPDLFLEVHSKIKARCNLILLPTTGGGMNQTTEEKLIPIKKLQPEMCSFDPAPFNFGIFQIASRFKEFKYDWEKEYLELCKNVTFRPTFNDDLIYARTFLEIDTKPEFEIYELGHVSYVKWLMEENLVKLPVHLQFVFGPMVGWMTPSVKHLVLIHDEAKEVLGEENFTWSVAAGGRYQIPITSTAMAMGAQNVRVGLEDSVYAGKGVMAKASADQVNKVKNVAKEMSLVPATSDEAREMLGLKGLDKVNF; translated from the coding sequence ATGGATAAACTGATCATTACCGCAGCGATCACGGGTTCGGTTCACATTCCCACCATGAGTGATTATCTGCCCATCACGCCGGATGAGATTGTGGAGGATGCGGTCAAAGCCTGGGAGGCCGGGGCCGCCATTGCCCACATTCATGTGCGCAACCCGGAAAACGGCCTGCCCGTGTCCGACCCGGACCTGTTTCTTGAAGTCCATTCCAAAATCAAAGCCCGGTGTAACTTGATCCTTTTGCCCACCACGGGCGGGGGCATGAACCAGACCACGGAAGAAAAACTGATTCCCATCAAAAAACTGCAACCGGAAATGTGCTCTTTTGACCCGGCGCCTTTCAACTTCGGCATCTTTCAGATCGCCAGCCGGTTCAAGGAATTCAAGTATGACTGGGAAAAAGAGTATCTGGAACTGTGCAAGAATGTCACCTTTCGCCCCACCTTTAATGACGATCTGATCTATGCCAGGACCTTTCTGGAAATCGACACCAAACCGGAATTCGAGATCTATGAACTGGGCCATGTGTCTTATGTGAAATGGCTCATGGAGGAAAATCTGGTAAAACTGCCCGTGCATCTGCAGTTTGTGTTCGGTCCCATGGTGGGATGGATGACCCCTTCGGTCAAACACCTGGTGCTGATCCATGACGAAGCCAAAGAGGTGCTGGGCGAAGAAAATTTCACCTGGTCCGTGGCGGCCGGGGGCAGGTATCAGATTCCCATCACTTCCACAGCCATGGCCATGGGTGCCCAGAACGTGCGGGTGGGGCTGGAGGATTCCGTGTATGCGGGCAAAGGCGTCATGGCCAAGGCATCTGCCGACCAGGTCAACAAGGTCAAAAACGTGGCAAAGGAGATGAGCCTGGTGCCGGCCACCTCGGATGAAGCCAGAGAGATGTTAGGACTCAAGGGGCTGGACAAGGTCAATTTTTAG
- a CDS encoding aspartate aminotransferase family protein produces MSAHPVAAKIVDKYRETYPASRERHQRLVKYIPGGATRSLSYFKPWPIHIDYGKGAHVYTHEGHELLDVTNAYGALVHGHGDPDVVAAVQAGIERGSQYSTPTDGQYRLARLLCDRVPGFNKVRFLNSGTEATMFAMRTARAITGKDKILKMTGGFHGTHDCVAASTKKNVITAGIPAGMTADMLEVPFNDPVAAEKAVKDNASDLAAVIMEPFLGAGGVVLPEEGLLKRIREVTRAQGVLLIFDEIFSFRVDIGGCQNLYGVVPDLTTVGKVVGGGLPIGVLGGKAEFMNIYCHENTEKPLYHSGTFNGYETVMQAGFAAMTKYDEKTIADINAKGARFQKGLLASIADNGLNIQSNQIGSLLNIHFVNRPTIRAADVLDSEEELHTLMHLSLLNKGIFNIPRGLFILSTKITDDEMDMLVGKMDDTLKELLPLIQEKYTHLLL; encoded by the coding sequence ATGTCAGCGCATCCTGTTGCAGCGAAAATCGTTGATAAGTACCGGGAAACCTATCCGGCTTCCAGAGAGCGGCACCAGCGCCTGGTCAAGTATATTCCGGGTGGGGCCACAAGAAGCCTGAGCTATTTCAAGCCCTGGCCCATCCACATCGACTATGGCAAAGGGGCCCATGTGTACACCCATGAGGGCCATGAACTGCTGGATGTCACCAATGCCTATGGGGCGCTGGTTCATGGCCACGGGGATCCGGATGTGGTGGCGGCGGTGCAGGCGGGCATTGAGCGGGGTTCCCAGTATTCCACCCCCACGGACGGCCAGTACCGTCTGGCCAGACTGCTGTGCGACCGGGTGCCGGGGTTTAATAAGGTGCGGTTTCTCAACTCCGGCACGGAGGCCACCATGTTTGCCATGCGCACGGCCCGGGCCATTACCGGAAAAGACAAGATCCTGAAGATGACGGGCGGGTTCCACGGGACCCATGACTGTGTGGCGGCTTCCACCAAGAAAAACGTGATCACGGCCGGGATTCCGGCGGGCATGACCGCAGACATGCTGGAGGTGCCGTTCAATGATCCTGTTGCCGCGGAAAAAGCGGTGAAGGACAACGCGTCCGACCTGGCCGCGGTGATCATGGAGCCGTTTCTCGGGGCCGGCGGCGTGGTGCTGCCCGAAGAAGGCCTGCTCAAACGGATCCGGGAAGTGACCCGGGCCCAGGGCGTGCTTTTGATCTTTGACGAGATTTTTTCCTTCCGGGTGGACATCGGCGGTTGCCAGAACCTGTATGGCGTGGTTCCGGATCTCACCACCGTGGGAAAGGTGGTGGGGGGCGGCCTGCCCATCGGGGTCTTGGGAGGCAAGGCTGAATTCATGAACATTTACTGCCATGAAAACACGGAAAAACCGCTGTATCATTCAGGGACCTTCAACGGGTATGAAACCGTGATGCAGGCCGGGTTTGCCGCCATGACCAAGTATGACGAAAAAACCATCGCCGATATCAATGCCAAAGGAGCCCGGTTCCAGAAAGGACTGCTGGCAAGCATTGCCGACAACGGGCTGAACATTCAGTCCAACCAGATCGGATCATTGCTCAATATCCATTTTGTGAACCGGCCCACCATCAGGGCCGCAGATGTCCTGGATTCGGAAGAAGAACTGCACACCCTGATGCATTTGTCGTTGCTTAACAAGGGGATCTTTAATATCCCCCGGGGGTTGTTTATTTTGTCCACGAAAATTACCGATGATGAGATGGATATGCTCGTGGGTAAAATGGATGATACATTGAAAGAACTGTTGCCTTTGATCCAAGAAAAATATACCCATTTGCTTTTATAA
- a CDS encoding class I adenylate-forming enzyme family protein: MNYSGYASIHARHIPDKVCLIERMPGEGSRRTFTWQEFNDEINRTANYLAKELGVEKGDFVMHLQNNSLEWMVTYYAIIRLGAIVVPLNFRFEGPDIQYAAKVCNPDVFILGSEFLGVVQPVQDTLTTIKHFICVGTEVPSDMTDYAAIKNYENTGDAMVEVERDHGLAMMFTSGTTGKPKPVLHTHYSLNSTAVGNGMTYFVQKDDNYLIFLPLYHSGTLFLWAPFYATGAAGTIIRDFKDPKWIIEAIAAEGCTDTLFVVPIAIAILNAMNKGTIRLADYDLSSWKYMEVGAQPVPFDIMKELVEKLPCKVSNIYGITEGGGGGTFNLYPEDVLTKPGSIGKPTFSVEAKIVDPLGEELPAGEVGELVFRTPRMMYEYYSNPEKTAETIKNGWLYTGDLLKRDKDGYFYIVDRMKDMITSGGENIYPVEIEDALMDHPDIDDVACIGYPDDRLVEIVMAVVQLKEGRQMTEEDVIEFAKTKLSLYKVPRKVTFDEVPRNPTGKLMKPQLRQKYTGRKEAFKQLA; encoded by the coding sequence TTGAACTACTCAGGTTATGCTTCAATCCATGCAAGACACATTCCTGACAAGGTTTGCCTGATCGAAAGAATGCCGGGAGAAGGGTCCCGGCGCACCTTTACCTGGCAGGAATTCAATGACGAGATCAACCGCACCGCCAATTACCTGGCAAAGGAACTGGGGGTGGAAAAAGGGGATTTCGTCATGCATCTCCAGAACAATTCCCTGGAGTGGATGGTTACCTATTATGCCATTATCCGCCTGGGCGCGATTGTGGTGCCGCTGAATTTCCGGTTCGAAGGCCCGGATATCCAGTATGCGGCAAAGGTGTGCAACCCGGATGTGTTCATCCTGGGTTCGGAATTTTTAGGCGTGGTGCAGCCGGTGCAGGACACGTTGACCACCATTAAACATTTTATCTGTGTGGGCACAGAGGTGCCCTCGGACATGACCGATTATGCGGCCATCAAAAATTATGAAAATACCGGGGATGCCATGGTGGAAGTGGAACGGGATCACGGTCTGGCCATGATGTTCACCTCCGGTACCACGGGCAAGCCCAAACCCGTGCTGCATACCCATTATTCTTTGAACAGCACGGCCGTGGGCAACGGCATGACCTATTTTGTACAAAAAGATGACAATTACCTGATCTTTCTGCCCCTGTACCATTCCGGGACCCTGTTTCTATGGGCCCCGTTCTACGCCACGGGTGCGGCAGGCACCATTATCAGGGATTTCAAGGATCCCAAATGGATCATCGAGGCCATCGCCGCAGAAGGGTGTACTGATACATTGTTTGTCGTGCCCATCGCCATTGCCATTCTCAATGCAATGAACAAGGGAACGATCCGGCTGGCGGATTATGATCTGTCTTCCTGGAAATATATGGAAGTGGGTGCCCAGCCCGTGCCGTTTGACATCATGAAGGAACTGGTGGAAAAACTGCCCTGCAAAGTGTCCAATATCTACGGCATCACTGAAGGCGGCGGCGGGGGAACTTTTAACCTGTATCCCGAGGATGTCCTGACCAAGCCGGGATCCATCGGCAAGCCCACGTTCAGCGTGGAAGCCAAAATCGTGGACCCCTTAGGCGAAGAACTGCCTGCCGGGGAGGTGGGTGAACTGGTGTTCAGAACTCCCCGCATGATGTATGAATATTATTCCAATCCTGAAAAAACGGCAGAGACCATAAAAAATGGTTGGCTTTACACGGGAGATCTATTAAAAAGAGACAAAGACGGGTATTTTTATATTGTGGACCGCATGAAAGACATGATCACCAGCGGCGGGGAAAACATCTATCCCGTGGAAATCGAGGATGCGCTCATGGATCATCCGGACATCGATGATGTGGCTTGTATCGGGTATCCGGACGACCGGCTGGTGGAAATCGTGATGGCCGTGGTCCAGCTCAAGGAGGGACGGCAGATGACCGAAGAGGATGTGATTGAGTTTGCCAAAACCAAGCTGTCCCTGTACAAAGTACCCCGGAAAGTGACATTTGATGAAGTCCCCAGAAATCCCACGGGGAAATTGATGAAACCCCAGCTCAGGCAAAAATATACCGGCCGTAAAGAGGCGTTTAAACAACTGGCATAA
- a CDS encoding TRAP transporter small permease, which translates to MLGKILKKLDTAASHFEEWTLFIIVITALIALFFNVVLRYGFNYTLAWSEELVRIVIIYSTFVGASVAVKQRAMIRIDAVVQIFPRLKKGLTFYTNILMLVFAGMMIYYGYKMTHLQLLTHQKTIIMQIPLVIVYAVMPVTGLMVFLRTVQVMVQDFTSK; encoded by the coding sequence ATGCTTGGGAAAATACTGAAGAAACTGGATACAGCTGCCAGTCATTTTGAAGAATGGACCCTTTTCATTATTGTGATCACCGCGCTGATCGCGTTGTTTTTCAATGTGGTCCTGCGGTATGGATTTAATTATACCCTTGCCTGGAGTGAAGAGCTGGTGCGGATTGTGATTATTTACTCCACGTTTGTCGGTGCCAGCGTGGCTGTCAAGCAGCGGGCCATGATCCGGATTGACGCCGTGGTCCAGATTTTTCCCAGACTCAAAAAAGGCCTGACCTTTTATACCAATATCCTGATGCTGGTGTTTGCCGGGATGATGATTTATTATGGATATAAAATGACCCATCTCCAGCTTTTGACCCACCAGAAAACCATCATCATGCAGATTCCCCTGGTTATTGTATACGCCGTCATGCCGGTGACAGGCTTGATGGTGTTTCTCAGGACGGTTCAGGTGATGGTTCAGGATTTTACATCAAAATAA
- a CDS encoding TRAP transporter large permease, whose amino-acid sequence MQTNDLIILCVLLGCMFTYVPVFLCLFFTAAIGLIFFLDMPLGLLIQTLFRSLDNFSLVVVLFFILCGNIMSKGKTVEKLINLANALVSWLPGGLGMAGVIGCGLFGAISGSTVATVVALGGFMIPALMRNGYDEKYTLGLMTTSPNLGVIIPPSISMIFYSMISNVSLEGLFITGFIPGLLIILCVCLYSWLKYRNRTDIKRLPAPRMGDLLAIFKEGFWALMLIVIIFGGIFSGMFTANEAAVVASVYALFVEYFIYRSMSFNDIKDVTVSSAVTSATLLLIVASATCFGRYLTFENIPNRVAEVVVSTIQSPIMFLLAMNILLLIIGMFMDIISATLILGPVFLPLLGPFGVDPMHFGLIMTVNLAIGYCTPPMGVSLFITGALAKRDIIYVSRAIWPFLVIQIGVLFFLTYFPQVVLFLPRMFGYN is encoded by the coding sequence ATGCAGACAAATGATCTGATTATCCTTTGTGTTCTTTTGGGGTGCATGTTTACCTATGTACCCGTTTTTTTGTGTCTGTTTTTTACCGCGGCCATCGGGCTGATTTTTTTTCTGGACATGCCTTTGGGCCTTTTGATCCAGACCTTATTTCGGAGTCTGGATAACTTTTCTCTGGTGGTGGTGCTGTTTTTTATCCTTTGCGGCAATATCATGAGCAAGGGGAAAACCGTGGAAAAACTCATCAACCTGGCCAACGCCCTGGTGAGCTGGCTGCCGGGGGGCCTGGGCATGGCAGGGGTGATCGGATGCGGGCTGTTCGGGGCCATCTCCGGTTCCACTGTGGCCACGGTGGTGGCCCTGGGCGGATTCATGATCCCGGCGTTGATGAGAAACGGGTATGATGAAAAATATACCCTGGGGCTCATGACCACCTCCCCGAACTTAGGCGTGATCATCCCTCCCAGCATCAGCATGATATTTTATTCCATGATCAGTAATGTGTCGCTGGAAGGGTTGTTTATCACGGGGTTCATTCCCGGGCTGCTGATTATTTTATGTGTCTGTCTCTACAGCTGGCTCAAATACCGGAACCGAACCGATATCAAACGGCTGCCCGCCCCCAGAATGGGAGATCTGCTGGCGATTTTCAAGGAAGGGTTCTGGGCGTTGATGCTCATTGTCATCATCTTCGGCGGAATATTTTCCGGTATGTTCACGGCCAATGAGGCGGCCGTGGTGGCATCGGTTTATGCGCTGTTTGTGGAATATTTTATCTACCGGTCCATGAGTTTTAACGACATCAAGGATGTGACCGTGAGTTCTGCGGTTACATCGGCCACCTTGCTGCTGATCGTGGCATCGGCCACCTGTTTCGGCCGGTATCTGACCTTTGAAAATATTCCCAACCGGGTGGCCGAAGTGGTGGTCTCCACCATCCAGTCCCCGATTATGTTTTTACTGGCCATGAACATTCTTTTGCTGATCATCGGCATGTTCATGGATATTATTTCCGCCACATTGATTTTAGGACCGGTGTTTCTGCCGCTTTTAGGACCCTTTGGTGTGGATCCCATGCATTTCGGGCTGATCATGACCGTGAACCTGGCCATTGGATACTGTACCCCGCCCATGGGGGTGAGCCTGTTTATCACCGGGGCGCTGGCCAAGCGGGATATTATTTATGTGTCCCGGGCCATATGGCCGTTTCTGGTCATCCAGATCGGTGTGTTGTTCTTTTTGACCTATTTTCCCCAGGTCGTTTTGTTTCTACCCCGGATGTTCGGATACAATTAA
- a CDS encoding Lrp/AsnC family transcriptional regulator, whose translation MVLDRIDKKILNTLQENGKITNSKLSKIVGISAPATLERVKRLELAGVITHFTAVVNPEKIGLSIIAMVNISLNLSNLSSVAVIKEKFMALDEVIECYQIAGADDFILKVAARDIKTYGEFMNKKLTQIEGIQIIKSSFIIDNVKVKKMFLLDMEEEYRV comes from the coding sequence ATGGTATTGGACAGAATTGATAAAAAGATCTTGAACACGCTTCAGGAAAATGGGAAGATAACCAATTCAAAATTGTCAAAAATCGTGGGAATATCCGCCCCTGCCACTTTGGAACGGGTCAAGCGCTTGGAACTGGCAGGGGTGATCACCCATTTTACCGCAGTGGTGAATCCCGAAAAAATCGGGCTTTCCATCATTGCCATGGTGAACATCAGTCTGAATTTGAGCAATTTGTCCTCCGTGGCGGTGATCAAGGAAAAATTCATGGCTTTGGACGAGGTGATTGAATGTTATCAGATTGCCGGGGCCGATGATTTTATTCTTAAAGTGGCGGCCCGGGATATCAAAACCTACGGGGAGTTCATGAACAAAAAACTGACGCAGATAGAAGGCATTCAGATCATTAAATCGTCTTTTATCATTGATAATGTCAAAGTGAAAAAGATGTTTCTGCTGGATATGGAGGAAGAATACAGAGTTTAA
- a CDS encoding TRAP transporter substrate-binding protein: protein MMKFRLSSSLLLVLTVAALMIIGSGLAMASSLDKWKPDFDPSGAKYKCIVSNVSTPALVGTHAGFEMRDELWKRTNGQIYIDFKPLSILGGEVEVLNMLQMGAIQGMGVSSVASTNLGPRFGIVNLPFLVDSFEKLDKFTSNEKLYGHFLNAMDHQGITGLDITGYGHYGWATTVPVRNIADAKKVKFRTAEAAVNQLSYRNWGFNPVAMPWPDVPVALKQGVITGLDHTLAVCYLTKKFEVAKYFTEINYAQGLFIWIFNKAWLASLPEDLRQTFIATVHDVAAENRKRTAVWEAENKVAAQGEGVEFIQLPEAEIEILKDQSQPTYEKYAEEINRLYPGDTYRPDNFLKEVQDFLSE, encoded by the coding sequence ATGATGAAATTTCGCTTATCTTCAAGTTTACTGCTGGTTTTGACGGTAGCTGCCTTGATGATCATCGGCTCCGGACTGGCCATGGCCTCATCTCTGGACAAATGGAAACCGGATTTCGATCCCAGCGGGGCCAAGTACAAATGCATTGTTTCCAATGTGTCCACACCCGCTCTGGTAGGCACCCATGCCGGATTTGAAATGCGCGATGAGCTGTGGAAACGCACCAACGGCCAGATCTACATCGATTTCAAACCCCTTTCCATTTTAGGCGGCGAAGTGGAGGTGCTGAACATGCTCCAGATGGGGGCGATTCAGGGGATGGGGGTGTCTTCGGTGGCATCCACCAATTTAGGGCCCCGGTTCGGTATCGTCAACCTGCCGTTTTTAGTGGATTCCTTTGAAAAACTGGACAAATTCACTTCCAATGAAAAACTGTACGGTCATTTTTTGAATGCCATGGATCACCAGGGCATCACGGGTCTGGATATCACGGGATACGGCCATTATGGCTGGGCCACCACCGTGCCGGTCAGAAACATTGCCGATGCCAAGAAAGTCAAATTCAGAACGGCCGAAGCCGCCGTGAACCAGCTGTCCTACCGGAACTGGGGATTCAACCCGGTTGCCATGCCCTGGCCGGATGTGCCCGTGGCCCTGAAACAAGGCGTCATCACCGGTCTGGACCACACCCTGGCCGTGTGCTACCTGACCAAAAAATTTGAGGTGGCCAAATATTTTACCGAGATCAACTATGCCCAGGGGCTGTTTATCTGGATTTTCAACAAGGCATGGCTGGCCAGCCTGCCCGAAGATCTGCGCCAGACCTTTATTGCGACGGTCCATGATGTGGCGGCTGAGAACCGGAAAAGAACGGCTGTCTGGGAAGCAGAGAACAAAGTAGCAGCCCAGGGGGAAGGCGTGGAATTCATCCAGTTGCCGGAAGCGGAAATAGAAATTCTCAAAGACCAGAGCCAGCCCACCTATGAAAAATATGCCGAAGAAATCAACCGGCTGTATCCCGGAGATACCTATCGACCGGATAATTTCTTAAAAGAGGTGCAGGATTTTTTAAGCGAATAA
- a CDS encoding aromatic amino acid lyase: MPIKDNRLILDGYTLTIEELMQAGHDLSMQVEVKEDNWPKIRDCRKMVDTWANEERCIYGVNTSCGGLVDHLLPKERDNDFQKNLVRSITTQVGKPFEDELVRIFMIARANSLCRGYSGIKEKNLKIYLDMINKQVFPLVPRKGSLGTSGDLGPLGCIAAVGFGEWKARYKGEVMPGKAAMDAAGVELMYLNAKEGLSLINGTSAMVGLACTVITEATNTLKNSDIIAAFAIETLMGRINPFDVRVHEQKYHPGQYATAMNLTKLLTGSELAIDELELSLKLQAVLKKHEGISVADIPVEDAYSIRCTPQFVGPTKEAVNTAHEVLLRELNSSNDNPLIFTEFDTFIHNGHFHGQPISFAMDCLGISMVNLGVVSDRRIDRFMDAAHSTGLPPFLCKEDTGVRMGLMGGQFMTTSLVAENRTLAVPASIQSITSTADFQDIVSFGLIAGRKARKIVENTNHILSFELLCAAQAADLRGPEKLSPAGKIMFDAVRETLAYMGKDKVYIDDMEELKARIESGEFVKRVEDAVGELLIVHKRD; the protein is encoded by the coding sequence ATGCCGATCAAAGACAATCGCCTTATTCTGGACGGGTACACCTTGACCATTGAAGAACTGATGCAGGCAGGCCATGACCTGTCCATGCAGGTGGAAGTCAAGGAAGACAACTGGCCCAAAATCCGGGACTGCCGCAAGATGGTGGATACCTGGGCCAATGAGGAACGCTGCATTTACGGAGTGAACACCAGCTGCGGCGGGCTGGTGGACCATCTGCTGCCCAAGGAGCGGGACAACGATTTTCAGAAAAACCTGGTGAGAAGCATCACCACCCAGGTGGGAAAGCCGTTTGAAGACGAACTGGTGCGAATTTTCATGATCGCCCGGGCCAACTCCCTGTGCCGGGGATATTCCGGGATCAAGGAGAAAAACCTGAAGATTTACCTGGATATGATCAATAAACAGGTGTTTCCCCTGGTTCCCCGGAAAGGGTCTCTGGGCACCAGCGGGGATTTGGGGCCTTTGGGGTGTATCGCTGCCGTGGGATTCGGTGAATGGAAAGCCCGGTACAAAGGGGAAGTCATGCCCGGCAAGGCAGCCATGGACGCGGCCGGTGTGGAGCTGATGTATCTGAATGCCAAAGAAGGACTGTCTTTGATCAACGGCACCTCCGCCATGGTGGGGCTGGCCTGCACCGTGATCACCGAGGCCACCAATACCTTGAAGAACTCGGACATCATTGCCGCGTTCGCCATTGAAACCCTGATGGGCCGGATCAATCCCTTTGATGTCCGGGTTCATGAGCAAAAATACCATCCGGGCCAGTATGCCACGGCCATGAATTTGACCAAACTGCTCACGGGATCGGAACTGGCCATTGATGAACTGGAACTGTCCCTCAAACTCCAGGCTGTGCTTAAAAAACACGAAGGCATTTCCGTGGCTGATATTCCCGTGGAAGATGCGTATTCCATCCGGTGTACGCCCCAGTTTGTAGGACCCACCAAGGAAGCCGTGAACACGGCCCATGAAGTGCTGCTACGGGAGCTCAACTCCAGTAATGACAACCCGTTGATCTTTACCGAGTTTGATACATTCATTCACAACGGCCATTTCCACGGCCAGCCCATCTCTTTTGCCATGGACTGCTTAGGCATCTCCATGGTCAATTTAGGCGTGGTGTCTGACCGGCGCATCGACCGGTTCATGGATGCGGCCCACAGCACCGGACTGCCGCCTTTCCTGTGCAAGGAAGATACCGGAGTCCGCATGGGGCTGATGGGCGGGCAGTTCATGACCACCTCGCTTGTGGCGGAAAACCGGACCCTGGCCGTGCCGGCTTCCATCCAGTCCATCACCTCGACGGCGGATTTCCAGGATATCGTCAGTTTCGGCCTGATCGCGGGCAGAAAAGCACGAAAAATCGTGGAAAATACCAACCATATTCTGTCTTTTGAACTGCTGTGCGCGGCCCAGGCTGCAGATCTGCGGGGACCGGAAAAACTGAGTCCCGCCGGAAAGATCATGTTTGACGCCGTGCGTGAAACTCTGGCCTATATGGGCAAGGACAAAGTATATATCGACGATATGGAGGAACTCAAAGCCCGGATCGAATCCGGTGAGTTCGTGAAAAGAGTGGAAGATGCCGTGGGAGAACTGCTCATTGTCCATAAAAGAGATTAG